In Eupeodes corollae chromosome 3, idEupCoro1.1, whole genome shotgun sequence, a single genomic region encodes these proteins:
- the LOC129951555 gene encoding uncharacterized protein LOC129951555 — translation MFSKSMLSIAFVLAGFSLCVESGGSNIRPIDYSLGALIARNEDSSECFNEFSIKQGNCVESLGRDRKQCADSLIKANNRVNDDLKKFAYKIAKIPNDICVHIDDDCRNKLVEDGDIVAALTCYEELFKERIRILEMAQDCKLKRINVNNERHMILATKKNCTNNADYKYLEESDDLFRTLITTCDNSPSDSSTTLSTTIQTTQNFTQSPIRSTTPRIPERTSTTEAASASTEENSSEEDWETKSTTRRNRFPWDNEPTTKRGRFPWN, via the exons atgttttcaaaatccaTGCTTTCTATTGCTTTTGTATTGGCTGGTTTTTCACTATGC GTTGAGAGTGGTGGTTCCAATATCAGACCCATCGATTATTCTCTAGGTGCCCTAATCGCCCGCAATGAAGACTCTTCTGAATGTTTTAACGAATTCTCAATCAAACAGGGGAATTGTGTTGAAAGCTTGGGACGAGATCGGAAACAGTGCGCAGATTCTCTAATCAAGGCTAATAATAGAGTGAATGATGATTTGAAAAAGTTCGCTtataaaatagcaaaaatacCGAACGATATTTGTGTTCATATAGATGATGATTGCAGGAATAAATTAGTAGAGGACGGAGATATTGTTGCAGCTTTGACTTGTTATGAGGAATTg TTCAAGGAGCGAATTCGAATCTTAGAAATGGCACAAGATTGtaaattgaaaagaattaaTGTTAACAATGAGAGACATATGATATTGGCAACTAAGAAAAACTGCACTAACAATGCTGACTATAAGTATTTGGAAGAATCTGATGATCTTTTTAGAACTTTGATAACAACCTGCGACAATTCTCCATCGGATAGTTCAACTACTCTTTCAACTACTATCCAAACTACTCAGAACTTCACACAATCCCCTATTAGATCAACTACTCCAAGAATTCCTGAAAGAACTTCGACAACAGAAGCTGCATCGGCTTCAACGGAAGAAAATTCATCAGAAGAAGATTGGGAAACCAAGTCCACTACCAGAAGAAACCGATTCCCATGGGACAATGAGCCCACAACCAAGAGAGGTCGGTTCCCATGGAATtag
- the LOC129951241 gene encoding uncharacterized protein LOC129951241, whose translation MKFICSLLILVGVFALNDASIPYEAQMRIVKDKMRLADLKKMALNRDMSSSIQCSQDLLAILTEILGTYNSDLDNCNKTKTEEIEAHNAAARKRVEQFSADTQNTCDSLNACNELDSIEAILLCYESESSQSARTLTAVSNEATTAKVELQKNIENSNGKEDICKTKAYTDYSTKSDKANDDFNNCVNNKNGNKPTTTTTTTTKAPAPTPPAENGEPASRGGRQNRHHKNMGV comes from the exons ATGAAGTTTATCTGCAGTCTTTTAATCCTTGTTGGAGTTTTTGCTCTTAAC GATGCTTCAATACCATACGAAGCACAAATGAGAATAGTTAAAGACAAAATGAGGTTGGCAGATTTGAAAAAGATGGCATTGAACAGGGATATGAGTAGTTCAATTCAATGCTCTCAAGACCTTTTGGCTATTCTTACTGAAATATTGGGCACTTACAATTCCGACTTAGATAATTGTAACAAAACAAAGACAGAAGAAATAGAAGCTCATAACGCTGCCGCTAGAAAACGGGTTGAACAATTTAGTGCAGACACGCAGAACACGTGCGATTCTCTCAATGCGTGTAATGAATTGGATTCAATTGAAGCCATTTTGTTATGCTATGAATCAGAA AGTTCTCAAAGTGCAAGGACGCTTACAGCCGTTTCAAACGAAGCTACAACTGCTAAAGTTGAACtgcagaaaaatattgaaaacagcaACGGCAAAGAGGATATCTGCAAGACCAAAGCTTACACCGATTACAGCACAAAATCAGACAAGGCTAACGATGATTTCAATAATTGTGTGAACAATAAAAATGGTAATAAGCCAACCACTACCACAACTACTACTACAAAAGCACCTGCTCCAACACCACCCGCTGAAAACGGAGAGCCAGCCAGTCGAGGAGGACGTCAAAATAGACACCATAAAAATATGGGAGTTTAA
- the LOC129952034 gene encoding uncharacterized protein LOC129952034 — MSKLRFIITTGIFIQFIIFILGSEQKTQMDDCFRFFAPILNGVAFEFSKCYMNCSKDSKNTLHTKDDVEEKDIEKQNYEVEKCQNASIRGYVENYYLTFLELQDCIMSTTDTNHQQESEIKQNSSNTNEGETLIEDNKETQKNKIMYSGYQRRKICDID, encoded by the exons atgtcaaaactacgATTTATCATAACAACGGGaatattcattcaattt atTATCTTCATTCTAGGATCTGAGCAAAAAACACAAATGGATGATTGTTTTCGTTTCTTCGCGCCAATTTTGAATGGTGTGGCTTTTGAATTCTCCAAGTGTTACATGAATTGTTCGAAGGATTCTAAAAACACTTTACACACTAAGGATGATGTAGAAGAAAAG gatattgaaaaacaaaattatgaagttgaaaaatgtcaaaatgcatCAATAAGAGGATACGTTGAAAACTACTACTTGACTTTTCTAGAACTACAAGATTGTATTATGTCAACTACTGATACCAACCATCAACaggaaagtgaaataaagcaaAATTCTTCGAACACAAACGAAGGGGAGACATTGATTGAGGACaataaagaaacacaaaaaaataagataatgtACTCAGGCTATCAAAGAAGGAAAATATGTGATATTGATTGA
- the LOC129952630 gene encoding uncharacterized protein LOC129952630, giving the protein MKLLCTFLILAGVFALNDASMSYEAHMRIFHDKMKLNDLKRVALYRDLDSSVQCSQDLLAFLTEILTAYNSDVAACNKTKAEEIEAHNAIARKKIEIFRENLESACGVQSRCDELNTTEASLSCYQSESFQGARILTMISNGASTAKVELQASIENSKGNEEVCKAEAYTCYSQMSERANMDFNKCVKNNESKQLISRTNELSPITPSKTEEIGHQRHGILMLGSL; this is encoded by the exons ATGAAACTTCTTTGCACTTTTTTAATCCTTGCTGGAGTATTTGCTCTTAAC GATGCTTCAATGTCATACGAAGCACACATGAGAATATTTCATGACAAAATGaagttaaatgatttaaaacggGTGGCACTGTACAGAGATTTGGATAGTTCAGTGCAATGTTCTCAAGACCTTTTGGCTTTTCTTACTGAAATATTGACTGCTTACAATAGCGACGTAGCAGCTTGTAACAAAACTAAGGCAGAAGAAATCGAAGCTCATAACGCTATTGCtaggaaaaaaattgaaatatttagggaGAACCTGGAGAGCGCGTGCGGTGTACAGAGCAGATGTGACGAATTGAATACAACTGAGGCCAGTTTGTCATGTTATCAATCAGAA aGTTTTCAAGGTGCAAGGATTTTAACAATGATTTCAAACGGAGCTTCAACAGCAAAAGTTGAACTGCAGGCAAGTATTGAAAACAGCAAAGGCAATGAGGAAGTCTGCAAGGCAGAAGCTTACACCTGTTATAGCCAAATGTCAGAAAGGGCTAACATGGATTTCAATAAGTGTGTAAAGAATAATGAATCTAAGCAATTGATATCTAGAACAAATGAACTTTCTCCAATAACACCCTctaaaactgaagaaattgGTCATCAAAGACATGGGATTTTAATGCTTGGAAGCTTATAA